TGTAATACACTTTATTTAGACAATGATTATTCAGTAGAAAAAaggatatataatacattacataaaaaatatcaatgGGTATCAATATTAGAAGATGAAAGAATGAATCCaggatttaaaaattataatcataattgttttaatataaatacatgcaataaaatatttacacatTTAATAGTATGTTTATTACCTGATGGcggaataaataaattgagAGTATATGgcgaaataaaaataagtaaaaatgtaaaacaaaaaaattataaaaaaataataaatgtttCAAATATACTTGATGGGTCTAATGTTGTATATACTACTGACGAATTTTATGGAAAAtctgataatatattaatagatcaaaattcaaaatatgtaatGGGATGGCAAACAAGAAGACTAATAAATAGGCCTTTAAGATATGTTGATAATTTACaactaaataatatatcatcaattttttataataataattattgtataataaaattaagttATATTGCTAAcgttaaatatatagaaattaatacaattttttatgagtATAATTTTCCTTTATGTGTTTCTATAGATCATTGTTATATTAGTGATATTCATGGTGAAGAAAAATCAAAACagatgaaatattttagtgATAATATACACAATATTGAATGGAAAGAATTGCTAcctttatcatatattaaaggaaatcatataaattattttacgATTAATCCAGCAGATTTTAATGATGAATCTTCCAATTTATTACCTTCTTCTCATTTACGACTTAATATATACCCAGATGGAGGtataaatacaattaaGGTATTTGGAACAGTTCTGGAAGTTTAGTGTAACATAAGAAGAACAACGAACGGAATGGTACATATACCTATTTATGCGTATCTGCTTTTATCccaatacatttttattttacatgtACAAATATGcacttatataatatgcaaGATTTTTCTTTCCTATCCccatatatgaatatgacTGAATGAGCTCATAATGTATTTTGTTTGAGGGCACGCACTTGTAATTTGATAAACGGGTCTAACGAATCCCTTTTCGTTTTcgtttcattttttttgaatttttttcatgaaTGAGAAATGGATTTGTTTCCAATTTGCGCTACGTTATGATGGGcctatacatatgtatatgttcCCCCATATGTAtggctttttttttaaactttgATGCGCAATTGTTTTCTATTTTTCATTCTACACAATATAATTCTGTTGTATTTTGTTGTACatacttttttctttcgttttatttttttttattctcatATTCTTGGTAGTTATCGCATATTGtgataaaacatatttttaaaaatttagtaACAAACACATTtgttaatttaaaatagaaGCAAGCTGTGCATTATTGGAAGTATGTTTTAATATGCCCATAAACAAGTGGaggtaaataaaaacaaataggCAACATTTTTcgaaaatatagaaaaagcTAAACAGAtaaatgattatatttttgaacaTAGATTCCCTTAAagttcatttattttttaatttttttggttAATTCTATTATTATCCTTTGCATATaagaataatttattattgctAAAGAGAGGGggaaatattatgaaaaataaatttatgtatCTTAAGTTCAATCATAGTAAATACCTTTGCATctgtttgtattttttttctatcattttatgttttaaatggaaaaagatgatactaaaaaaaaatgatattaataaaaagtatttGAAATGATAGAATGTTTcgttccttttttatttttatgcttGTATATATTGATTTATTCATGATATGTTTTATAGATAACAAGGGagcgaaaaaaaaatttcatataatattttttaacatatttattttgaatattcaTATGCGTTGGTTTTAGCGcattatttatgaaataaGTAATGAATCTATATGAATGTTagattgaaaaaaaatatataaagaggGAACAAAATCGGGCAGACTTTATCATCCCTTAAGAATTTGATTTTGTTTAGTATTATTACATGAGTTTACTTTGGATAACATCGTgaagaaaaatgaaaaaaataatacttttaattttccccattttattaaatgtttatttatgttttaaaaatttagcACATAATAAGccattaaaatttgtatcCAAAAGATGGAACTTCAATAGCCGATTTTCGCACAAATTAGGGGAATCAAAAAGTATAGACTTGGCAAATgatattaaagaaaatgacTTAATTCCAAATGTAAAAGTTATggtaaagaaaaaaactcGAACTGAGATTAAAcctatttgttttatacattaattttgttgAATTATCGAATTTGTTCTGAACAATTtcattatgtaaaaaatgtatagaAATATCAATagaattttaataatattgtagaaattatatacatccaatatttttttttaataggTTGATGCTGGGAACATTGGATATGCTAACAGTTTTGGAGAAGAGGAAAAGAATAGCCCTGATGATAAATCCCCTTTCAAATCGATTGATACCCATGAACTATTTAAAAGTAAAAGAATTTTACTGATAAGTTTGCCAGGCGCTTTTACGCCTCTATGCACATCAAAAATGATTCCAGAGTATGAGAAAgaatatgataattttattagagaaaacaaatttgatgatatatattgtataactaataatgatatatatgtattaaaaagttGGTTTAAAGATATGGGTATAAagaagataaaatatataagtgATGGTAATAGTTCATTTACTGAAAGCATGAATATGCTTGTAGATAAATCGAATTATTTTATGGGAATGAGACCATGGAGATATGTTGCCATagttgaaaataatatattaattaaaatttttcaaGAAAATGAGAAGCAGCATAATATCCAAACAGATCCATATGATATATCATCTGCTAATCATGTTAAAGAATTTTTAAagcataataaaatttgattttattaaatatgtaaacaAGTTAatcaatattatgaaaaaaatatttttcatatcccttttttgtaaattttttttttttgagaatatatttttctcttgTAATACACACAAAAGGTGTGCTCACATTTGTCTTTTACCTTCATTTgaatatttacaaatacTTTTTACGTAATTTTTACacagttttatatatttttattaaacttATTAAACTTTGCTttatttgttcattttattaaattctGGATAGCATGCACAATgtgcatttattttttattttactccCAAATCACGGTCAATGACTTTTTAATTGGATTGatcttatttatttcatttcaattcctttatatttttaaaggtTGATATATGCAggttataaatatgagtTTAGTTAAGTATGCGGTGTGCTTGCCATAAGGCGAATGGCACATTTCaagaattttataaattcgtttggaaattaaaaaatatataacaaatgtatgaaaataaaataataaatgtataaataaacaaataaaattgataagactataaaaattgtataagtAAACAAGTGTTGAATCGTTGAACGCGCCATTCAAATGAGGCTTAGTTTGACACATTTATGCATTCATGTGATGTTCAGGATGAAGTaagttttaaattttctaaaCCCAAACAGTTGTTATGAACAATTCTATTGAATATATCCTCATCATCattaacatttttcaatgtttcaatattattgttttggACTTGTAATTCATCTtctatcttttttatttcttttgttCTAACTTTatctataataataatattataattatcattttcttcgagatataaatttatatcatgATCAAATGAGTGTTTTCTTAAATCGTAAGCATTGACATAATCTCCTGGAAGTAAATGTCTTGCATTACATgcttttgttaatatagtAGATCCATTAGACTCGTCATATAACTCAACAAATGCATATGAAAgtttttctaattttacTTTTCTTGTAGATGATTTACAGCTTTTTGTACCAGCTAAACTACTTTGGCAAATGCTCATATTGTATGCCTGATCATCCGAAGATGCATATTCAATTACTTTATGCAATTCGCTATAATTTGGTTCCGAATCTTCAATGCCTTTTGTTTTTCGTTTAagtttgtttatattttcattaaaaccATCATTGGTGAATTCTTCCATATCGCTACTATCATTATTGTCTCGATTGCGGCGTTTCTTTTTGTGCTTTTTGATattgttttcttttttagtatttgtttttttagaaTTTTCTTCAGAGCTAATATGTTCGACGTTTAATACTAAAAAGGATTTTGCATCACTCTTATTGAGTAGTGATAAGAATGggtatttattatatctttCTTGTGagatatatacattatttgTTGTTCCAAATGGATCAACtaatatgatataaatagatACGTGCACACATAGATAGAATGTACTTTTAATTCCATATTTGATAGCAAAATTTttgggaaaaaatataagatcATGTTTACAAATAGGGCATATATCAAtagaaaatgtatatatataattataagtattattatttgcatcatgatttattaaatgttttgaatttttacattttgcCATAGTTTTacttaaaataaaatcacAAAATTTTAAGCCATCTGTTCTTGATAAGAAATGGAAATCTAAACCATCAGGATTTGaaacaatattaattatattttcattcatTTGAGATTTTAATAGTAAGCTTTctaaaaacaataatgtttttttatgatcTACTTTTTGCCTGACTGATACGCatgtattatatgtatagggtgtatatttttttttgcaatcATCACATtgtgtatatttaataacatAATGTAATATAAATTCCATTTCactaacaaaattatttattagttCTTCTTGAACAGTTAAGTgtattttaattcttttacTATGAGGTtctgtatataaaaatttcgaatctaaaatttttaatttttttaattttggtACTTTTTTCAAGCATAAGGCTAATAATTCTTTACTCTCTAATTCGCACAATACCCACTTATTATGCAAATACCTTTTACATTCTCTGCAATAGTAAATTAGATAAGTATCtttgtttatattcataCTATTGTTTTCAATACTTTGCAATAAACAATTATTACACATTTTCGAATTATTTGACATTATATTATCTCCACAAAGGATACACTGGACTATTCGACGACTCGTTTGTTCGATTTTGTTTGAAAAATCTTTATCTTGATAATTCGTTGATggattaattatattttgttcttcGTTTTTGATTTGATGCAATTGGATAGAAGTCTCAACATGATTTGTGTGACTTTGTTTGTTTTGCTGGAGTGTGTTCAGCATATCTACAAATGATGATGACTTGTAGTTTTTTAGACTTTCATTATATGAATGTTCAAAATTAATTCGTTCATTATTGCTTGTTTCCTCATCTGCGGATTTACTTTGGTCACCCCATTGTCCATCAGCATCAGTTCCTTCATTAGTACTACTATCGCTATCTTTATAAATACccccattttttaaactattTATTTGTCCGTTTACCGATAgtatactttttatttccttcaCATTAAGACattttgaaatttttattttttgatcattttcttcatattctcttttatcatatatttcgTAAGGAGAATCCTTTTTGCAATCTTTATAATCATACATTATATCAGCTTTTGGTTTATCATATGTTAAAGGAaccttttctttttcattactGTTATTAGATATAGTGGCATATTTAAATGAGTTGATATTATCTTTGAattcgatttttttttcaggaCTGCTTTCAAAACCattagtattatttttttggaatACTTTCGATAGGAAATTATTGCCGGAAAGATCCTCTTCCTTTACATTTCCGTCGAGAAGAAAACTCACCATTTTAacagtttttttttttattgatgTTTCTTTCATTTCTTCTACCTTTTCTACTTCTTTTACTTCTTTATTACATTCGTCCGTATTATTCGTTTCGACACTATTACCATTTTTGAGAAAatcttcttctttttttatttgggCCATTTTTGCGAATGTAGAGGTGTTGAAAGGGACATAggatatgtatatatatgaatatttacgtatgtatatatatacagaGTGGCGATTCTGCCAACAAATAATGCCTTGTATTTTACAGATTATCTCAACAGTTATGagaaaatatacatttttttataaggctttgttttgtttgtaaagtaaaaattgattgttgttttttcccttaaatatattttataccttttatgtttttttttgatgtagcgtattttataatttataacatATTTGTTTGGTTCTTTAAATTTGATGAATTTCTTGCTTAATTCGtactattttcattaacaactttaaatcaaaaaaaatgcatatataaaatataaaaaaatatgttttatttttttccaatcatttatatatatttttatttttttacggtataaatattttcaatattatacagtatatatttttagtatGCTAAATTgattgaaatatttataaattttatttaaaattcaGTTATTTTTACCATTTTTTACTCATACAatcatttgtatatattatataattctaaaaaaaattccccattaaaatatatagttttTGTCGGTTTTTTTCCAATTGTGATTTTGATCTtactatataaaatatgtatacatatgcataattCACCatcaatatattatgcatacatatatatataatattaatgaacaTTACGCGTATTTTTTAAGCCTACATAATAATTCCTGCAAAAACATGAAATTCcccataaataaaattcattttttataacaattAA
This genomic stretch from Plasmodium vinckei vinckei genome assembly, chromosome: PVVCY_02 harbors:
- a CDS encoding 1-cys peroxiredoxin, putative gives rise to the protein MKKIILLIFPILLNVYLCFKNLAHNKPLKFVSKRWNFNSRFSHKLGESKSIDLANDIKENDLIPNVKVMVDAGNIGYANSFGEEEKNSPDDKSPFKSIDTHELFKSKRILLISLPGAFTPLCTSKMIPEYEKEYDNFIRENKFDDIYCITNNDIYVLKSWFKDMGIKKIKYISDGNSSFTESMNMLVDKSNYFMGMRPWRYVAIVENNILIKIFQENEKQHNIQTDPYDISSANHVKEFLKHNKI
- a CDS encoding 60S ribosomal export protein NMD3, putative — protein: MAQIKKEEDFLKNGNSVETNNTDECNKEVKEVEKVEEMKETSIKKKTVKMVSFLLDGNVKEEDLSGNNFLSKVFQKNNTNGFESSPEKKIEFKDNINSFKYATISNNSNEKEKVPLTYDKPKADIMYDYKDCKKDSPYEIYDKREYEENDQKIKISKCLNVKEIKSILSVNGQINSLKNGGIYKDSDSSTNEGTDADGQWGDQSKSADEETSNNERINFEHSYNESLKNYKSSSFVDMLNTLQQNKQSHTNHVETSIQLHQIKNEEQNIINPSTNYQDKDFSNKIEQTSRRIVQCILCGDNIMSNNSKMCNNCLLQSIENNSMNINKDTYLIYYCRECKRYLHNKWVLCELESKELLALCLKKVPKLKKLKILDSKFLYTEPHSKRIKIHLTVQEELINNFVSEMEFILHYVIKYTQCDDCKKKYTPYTYNTCVSVRQKVDHKKTLLFLESLLLKSQMNENIINIVSNPDGLDFHFLSRTDGLKFCDFILSKTMAKCKNSKHLINHDANNNTYNYIYTFSIDICPICKHDLIFFPKNFAIKYGIKSTFYLCVHVSIYIILVDPFGTTNNVYISQERYNKYPFLSLLNKSDAKSFLVLNVEHISSEENSKKTNTKKENNIKKHKKKRRNRDNNDSSDMEEFTNDGFNENINKLKRKTKGIEDSEPNYSELHKVIEYASSDDQAYNMSICQSSLAGTKSCKSSTRKVKLEKLSYAFVELYDESNGSTILTKACNARHLLPGDYVNAYDLRKHSFDHDINLYLEENDNYNIIIIDKVRTKEIKKIEDELQVQNNNIETLKNVNDDEDIFNRIVHNNCLGLENLKLTSS